In Tachysurus fulvidraco isolate hzauxx_2018 chromosome 25, HZAU_PFXX_2.0, whole genome shotgun sequence, the following proteins share a genomic window:
- the LOC113660697 gene encoding ferroxidase HEPHL1-like isoform X2, protein MTKAWTFYYTVLTVLCLSESATRTYYIGIREIYWNYAPSERNLISGLDIKHDEDASTYLFNCEKRTGIVYKKAVYKQYTDNTFTTEEPTLNMLGFLGPVIRAEVGDEIIVHLKNFASRPYSIHPHGVLYKKNSEGAWYPDGTSGGNKSDDAVAPGQTYTYTWIVTENFAPTEKDSDCLTSMYHSHVNAPKDIAAGLIGVLLICKKGALDQSGVSHFLMFSAVDENLSWYLEENIKEFCPEAENITGDEDFQNSNRVHSINGFVYGNLPELEVCLGRPVFWHLFGIGNDIELHSIHFHGHTLLNQGHRTDALNVFPATSFTAKMVPYMNGKWLFGCQVGDYMHAGMQGIYEVTSCENDTAPTVQSGHIRCYYIAAEEILWNYAPSGKNLLTNTPLNEENSDSNEFFSTTDGKLGGKYWKIRYTGYRDDTFKTKINQSGSDDHQGILGPVIRGEPGDVIEVTFRNLGFRNFSIKPHGVSYENAYEGSQKEYASVAPGHTFTYRWRVTEGPSPSDPPCLSYLYYSDKDPIGDTNSGLVGPLLVCKKGVLDESGRQHIGSEVQKEFFLLFNVMDENKSWYLQKNIEEFGGDESDSEDVQFQESNKMHSVNGFMYGNLPDLYLCEGDHVVWHLLGLGSVDPFAIYFQGNTFKLDNTTHNTLSLFPHSSVTVSMTPDNDGLFELSSLIPHHYRGGMRQLYTVKPCTRSKSPDPEATTFKPDVYFYIASEEVEWNYAPNRTWELEKFNTTLSNSPGSIYLNKSENRIGPVYKKVVYRKYTDETFTKQDARGPDEVHLGILGPILRVQVGEKVQVVFKNKAKRNYSVHAHGVKSNTAQPVRPGNTARYNWTISSGPEPNESNCTIYPYYSSVNFLKDLASGLVGPLVVCRKGTLNSTRQRSDVEKEFALLFMVFDENESWYLEENINTYLVKKSVDTNEQSFLESNQMHGINGKLYANLNGLRMRQGDRTEWYLMGLGSEEDVHTIHFHDQSFIYKTDQPHRADVYGLFPGTFKTVQLQAGTPGTWLLHCHVSDHIDSGMETTFTVYNKAGTNGFVFLQWFGRIMPAIILTYWLQ, encoded by the exons ATGACAAAAGCTTGGACTTTTTATTACACGGTTCTGACCGTGTTATGTCTGAGTGAATCCGCCACTAGGACATATTACATAGGGATCAGAGAGATATACTGGAATTACGCTCCCAGCGAACGGAATCTAATCAGTGGCCTTGATATCAAACACGATGA GGATGCCTCTACTTATCTGTTCAACTGTGAAAAGCGGACCGGTATCGTGTATAAAAAAGCTGTGTATAAACAGTACACAGATAATACTTTCACCACTGAAGAGCCTACACTGAACATGCTGGGGTTCCTTGGACCCGTAATCCGTGCAGAGGTAGGTGATGAGATCATAGTGCATCTGAAGAACTTTGCATCTCGACCTTATTCAATCCACCCACATGGAGTCCTTTACAAGAAGAACTCTGAAG GTGCATGGTATCCGGATGGTACGTCAGGTGGAAATAAGAGTGATGATGCTGTGGCTCCAGGACaaacctacacatacacatggaTTGTAACAGAAAATTTTGCTCCTACAGAGAAAGACTCCGACTGTCTTACATCAATGTATCACTCTCATGTAAATGCACCCAAAGACATAGCAGCAGGACTCATTGGAGTGCTACTCATCTGCAAGAAGG GAGCTCTGGACCAATCCGGCGTGTCTCATTTTTTGATGTTCAGTGCAGTGGATGAAAATCTTAGCTGGTATCTTGAGGAAAATATTAAAGAGTTCTGCCCTGAAGCTGAAAATATCACAGGGGATGAAGACTTTCAGAATTCAAACCGGGTGCACT CAATAAATGGTTTTGTTTACGGTAATTTGCCCGAACTGGAAGTGTGTCTCGGTAGACCGGTGTTCTGGCATCTCTTTGGTATTGGAAATGACATAGAGCTTCACTCCATCCACTTCCATGGCCACACCCTGCTCAACCAAGGCCACCGTACCGATGCTCTTAATGTGTTTCCTGCCACTTCATTCACTGCCAAAATGGTGCCCTATATGAATGGGAAGTGGTTGTTTGGGTGCCAAGTTGGAGATTACATGCATG CAGGTATGCAGGGTATTTATGAGGTCACTTCATGTGAAAATGATACTGCACCCACTGTGCAGTCTGGTCATATCAGATGTTACTACATCGCAGCAGAGGAGATCCTTTGGAATTATGCCCCCTCTGGGAAAAACTTACTGACCAATACACCACTAAATGAAGAAAACAG TGACTCTAACGAATTCTTTAGTACAACAGATGGAAAGCTGGGAGGAAAGTACTGGAAGATTAGATACACTGGGTACCGCGATGACACATTCAAAACCAAGATCAACCAAAGTGGTTCAGATGATCACCAAGGCATTCTGG GTCCTGTGATCAGAGGAGAGCCTGGTGATGTCATTGAGGTGACATTTCGAAATCTGGGGTTTCGTAACTTCAGCATTAAGCCTCATGGCGTGTCGTACGAAAATGCTTACGAAG GTTCTCAGAAAGAATATGCCAGTGTCGCACCAggtcacacatttacatatcGATGGCGGGTGACAGAAGGTCCTTCACCCAGTGACCCACCCTGTCTGTCATACTTGTACTACTCTGATAAAGATCCTATCGGTGACACCAACTCTGGTTTGGTGGGACCGTTACTGGTGTGCAAGAAAGGAGTTCTGGATGAGAGTGGACGACAG cATATAGGGTCAGAGGTGCAAAAAGAGTTTTTCCTTCTCTTCAATGTGATGGATGAGAATAAAAGCTGGTATCTCCAGAAGAACATTGAAGAGTTTGGTGGTGATGAGTCAGACTCAGAGGATGTACAATTTCAAGAGAgcaataaaatgcact CGGTGAATGGTTTCATGTACGGAAACCTTCCTGATCTTTATTTGTGTGAGGGGGACCATGTTGTTTGGCATTTGCTGGGCCTGGGCTCAGTAGATCCTTTTGCTATTTACTTCCAGGGCAACACATTTAAGCTGGATAACACGACACATAACACACTCAGTCTCTTCCCTCACTCCAGTGTCACCGTCTCCATGACACCTGACAATGATG GACTTTTTGAGCTGAGTTCTCTTATACCTCATCACTACCGCGGCGGTATGCGGCAGCTGTACACCGTCAAACCCTGCACACGGAGTAAAAGCCCAGACCCAGAGGCTACAACGTTTAAGCCTGATGTGTATTTCTATATAGCTTCTGAAGAAGTGGAGTGGAATTACGCACCAAACCGGACATGGGAGTTGGAAAAATTTAACACAACTCTCAGCAATAG tCCTGGAAGCATTTACCTAAATAAATCTGAGAATCGGATTGGACCTGTATACAAAAAGGTGGTTTACCGCAAGTACACGGATGAGACCTTCACAAAACAGGATGCCAGGGGTCCTGATGAGGTGCATTTGGGCATTCTGG GTCCCATTCTCAGGGTACAAGTCGGTGAGAAGGTCCAGgttgtgtttaaaaacaaagcCAAACGAAACTATTCAGTTCACGCACATGGAGTGAAAAGCAATACGGCTCAACCCGTTAGACCAG gtaaCACAGCAAGATATAACTGGACTATCAGTTCCGGTCCTGAACCCAATGAGTCAAATTGCACAATCTATCCCTATTACTCATCAGTGAACTTTCTGAAG GATTTGGCGAGCGGCTTGGTCGGGCCGTTGGTAGTGTGTCGTAAGGGGACTCTGAACAGTACAAGACAGCGAAGTGATGTGGAAAAAGAATTTGCTCTTCTCTTCATGGTGTTTGATGAGAACGAATCGTGGTATCTGGAGGAGAATATAAACACTTACCTGGTCAAAAAATCTGTCGACACAAATGAGCAAAGTTTTTTAGAAAGTAATCAGATGCACG GTATCAATGGAAAGCTGTATGCTAATTTGAACGGGTTGAGGATGCGCCAGGGAGATAGGACCGAGTGGTATTTAATGGGACTTGGGAGTGAGGAAGATGTGCACACAATACACTTTCACGATCAGAGCTTCATATACAAG ACGGATCAGCCCCATAGAGCTGACGTGTACGGCTTGTTCCCCGGAACCTTTAAGACTGTTCAACTGCAGGCTGGAACTCCAGGAACGTGGCTCCTCCACTGCCACGTGTCGGACCACATCGACTCTGGCATGGAGACGACCTTCA CTGTATATAACAAAGCTGGGACAAATG GCTTCGTGTTTCTGCAGTGGTTTGGCCGAATAATGCCAGCCATTATACTCACCTACTGGCTTCAGTGA
- the LOC113660697 gene encoding ferroxidase HEPHL1-like isoform X1 produces MTKAWTFYYTVLTVLCLSESATRTYYIGIREIYWNYAPSERNLISGLDIKHDEDASTYLFNCEKRTGIVYKKAVYKQYTDNTFTTEEPTLNMLGFLGPVIRAEVGDEIIVHLKNFASRPYSIHPHGVLYKKNSEGAWYPDGTSGGNKSDDAVAPGQTYTYTWIVTENFAPTEKDSDCLTSMYHSHVNAPKDIAAGLIGVLLICKKGALDQSGVSHFLMFSAVDENLSWYLEENIKEFCPEAENITGDEDFQNSNRVHSINGFVYGNLPELEVCLGRPVFWHLFGIGNDIELHSIHFHGHTLLNQGHRTDALNVFPATSFTAKMVPYMNGKWLFGCQVGDYMHAGMQGIYEVTSCENDTAPTVQSGHIRCYYIAAEEILWNYAPSGKNLLTNTPLNEENSDSNEFFSTTDGKLGGKYWKIRYTGYRDDTFKTKINQSGSDDHQGILGPVIRGEPGDVIEVTFRNLGFRNFSIKPHGVSYENAYEGMKYQDGNTFKALKKALYDLQLLIPKQTQLMQRTLTPSGSQKEYASVAPGHTFTYRWRVTEGPSPSDPPCLSYLYYSDKDPIGDTNSGLVGPLLVCKKGVLDESGRQHIGSEVQKEFFLLFNVMDENKSWYLQKNIEEFGGDESDSEDVQFQESNKMHSVNGFMYGNLPDLYLCEGDHVVWHLLGLGSVDPFAIYFQGNTFKLDNTTHNTLSLFPHSSVTVSMTPDNDGLFELSSLIPHHYRGGMRQLYTVKPCTRSKSPDPEATTFKPDVYFYIASEEVEWNYAPNRTWELEKFNTTLSNSPGSIYLNKSENRIGPVYKKVVYRKYTDETFTKQDARGPDEVHLGILGPILRVQVGEKVQVVFKNKAKRNYSVHAHGVKSNTAQPVRPGNTARYNWTISSGPEPNESNCTIYPYYSSVNFLKDLASGLVGPLVVCRKGTLNSTRQRSDVEKEFALLFMVFDENESWYLEENINTYLVKKSVDTNEQSFLESNQMHGINGKLYANLNGLRMRQGDRTEWYLMGLGSEEDVHTIHFHDQSFIYKTDQPHRADVYGLFPGTFKTVQLQAGTPGTWLLHCHVSDHIDSGMETTFTVYNKAGTNGFVFLQWFGRIMPAIILTYWLQ; encoded by the exons ATGACAAAAGCTTGGACTTTTTATTACACGGTTCTGACCGTGTTATGTCTGAGTGAATCCGCCACTAGGACATATTACATAGGGATCAGAGAGATATACTGGAATTACGCTCCCAGCGAACGGAATCTAATCAGTGGCCTTGATATCAAACACGATGA GGATGCCTCTACTTATCTGTTCAACTGTGAAAAGCGGACCGGTATCGTGTATAAAAAAGCTGTGTATAAACAGTACACAGATAATACTTTCACCACTGAAGAGCCTACACTGAACATGCTGGGGTTCCTTGGACCCGTAATCCGTGCAGAGGTAGGTGATGAGATCATAGTGCATCTGAAGAACTTTGCATCTCGACCTTATTCAATCCACCCACATGGAGTCCTTTACAAGAAGAACTCTGAAG GTGCATGGTATCCGGATGGTACGTCAGGTGGAAATAAGAGTGATGATGCTGTGGCTCCAGGACaaacctacacatacacatggaTTGTAACAGAAAATTTTGCTCCTACAGAGAAAGACTCCGACTGTCTTACATCAATGTATCACTCTCATGTAAATGCACCCAAAGACATAGCAGCAGGACTCATTGGAGTGCTACTCATCTGCAAGAAGG GAGCTCTGGACCAATCCGGCGTGTCTCATTTTTTGATGTTCAGTGCAGTGGATGAAAATCTTAGCTGGTATCTTGAGGAAAATATTAAAGAGTTCTGCCCTGAAGCTGAAAATATCACAGGGGATGAAGACTTTCAGAATTCAAACCGGGTGCACT CAATAAATGGTTTTGTTTACGGTAATTTGCCCGAACTGGAAGTGTGTCTCGGTAGACCGGTGTTCTGGCATCTCTTTGGTATTGGAAATGACATAGAGCTTCACTCCATCCACTTCCATGGCCACACCCTGCTCAACCAAGGCCACCGTACCGATGCTCTTAATGTGTTTCCTGCCACTTCATTCACTGCCAAAATGGTGCCCTATATGAATGGGAAGTGGTTGTTTGGGTGCCAAGTTGGAGATTACATGCATG CAGGTATGCAGGGTATTTATGAGGTCACTTCATGTGAAAATGATACTGCACCCACTGTGCAGTCTGGTCATATCAGATGTTACTACATCGCAGCAGAGGAGATCCTTTGGAATTATGCCCCCTCTGGGAAAAACTTACTGACCAATACACCACTAAATGAAGAAAACAG TGACTCTAACGAATTCTTTAGTACAACAGATGGAAAGCTGGGAGGAAAGTACTGGAAGATTAGATACACTGGGTACCGCGATGACACATTCAAAACCAAGATCAACCAAAGTGGTTCAGATGATCACCAAGGCATTCTGG GTCCTGTGATCAGAGGAGAGCCTGGTGATGTCATTGAGGTGACATTTCGAAATCTGGGGTTTCGTAACTTCAGCATTAAGCCTCATGGCGTGTCGTACGAAAATGCTTACGAAGGTATGAAATATCAGGACGGTAATACGTTCAAAGCCTTAAAGAAGGCACTGTATGACTTACAGTTACTaattccaaaacaaacacaactaaTGCAGAGGACTTTGACCCCTTCAGGTTCTCAGAAAGAATATGCCAGTGTCGCACCAggtcacacatttacatatcGATGGCGGGTGACAGAAGGTCCTTCACCCAGTGACCCACCCTGTCTGTCATACTTGTACTACTCTGATAAAGATCCTATCGGTGACACCAACTCTGGTTTGGTGGGACCGTTACTGGTGTGCAAGAAAGGAGTTCTGGATGAGAGTGGACGACAG cATATAGGGTCAGAGGTGCAAAAAGAGTTTTTCCTTCTCTTCAATGTGATGGATGAGAATAAAAGCTGGTATCTCCAGAAGAACATTGAAGAGTTTGGTGGTGATGAGTCAGACTCAGAGGATGTACAATTTCAAGAGAgcaataaaatgcact CGGTGAATGGTTTCATGTACGGAAACCTTCCTGATCTTTATTTGTGTGAGGGGGACCATGTTGTTTGGCATTTGCTGGGCCTGGGCTCAGTAGATCCTTTTGCTATTTACTTCCAGGGCAACACATTTAAGCTGGATAACACGACACATAACACACTCAGTCTCTTCCCTCACTCCAGTGTCACCGTCTCCATGACACCTGACAATGATG GACTTTTTGAGCTGAGTTCTCTTATACCTCATCACTACCGCGGCGGTATGCGGCAGCTGTACACCGTCAAACCCTGCACACGGAGTAAAAGCCCAGACCCAGAGGCTACAACGTTTAAGCCTGATGTGTATTTCTATATAGCTTCTGAAGAAGTGGAGTGGAATTACGCACCAAACCGGACATGGGAGTTGGAAAAATTTAACACAACTCTCAGCAATAG tCCTGGAAGCATTTACCTAAATAAATCTGAGAATCGGATTGGACCTGTATACAAAAAGGTGGTTTACCGCAAGTACACGGATGAGACCTTCACAAAACAGGATGCCAGGGGTCCTGATGAGGTGCATTTGGGCATTCTGG GTCCCATTCTCAGGGTACAAGTCGGTGAGAAGGTCCAGgttgtgtttaaaaacaaagcCAAACGAAACTATTCAGTTCACGCACATGGAGTGAAAAGCAATACGGCTCAACCCGTTAGACCAG gtaaCACAGCAAGATATAACTGGACTATCAGTTCCGGTCCTGAACCCAATGAGTCAAATTGCACAATCTATCCCTATTACTCATCAGTGAACTTTCTGAAG GATTTGGCGAGCGGCTTGGTCGGGCCGTTGGTAGTGTGTCGTAAGGGGACTCTGAACAGTACAAGACAGCGAAGTGATGTGGAAAAAGAATTTGCTCTTCTCTTCATGGTGTTTGATGAGAACGAATCGTGGTATCTGGAGGAGAATATAAACACTTACCTGGTCAAAAAATCTGTCGACACAAATGAGCAAAGTTTTTTAGAAAGTAATCAGATGCACG GTATCAATGGAAAGCTGTATGCTAATTTGAACGGGTTGAGGATGCGCCAGGGAGATAGGACCGAGTGGTATTTAATGGGACTTGGGAGTGAGGAAGATGTGCACACAATACACTTTCACGATCAGAGCTTCATATACAAG ACGGATCAGCCCCATAGAGCTGACGTGTACGGCTTGTTCCCCGGAACCTTTAAGACTGTTCAACTGCAGGCTGGAACTCCAGGAACGTGGCTCCTCCACTGCCACGTGTCGGACCACATCGACTCTGGCATGGAGACGACCTTCA CTGTATATAACAAAGCTGGGACAAATG GCTTCGTGTTTCTGCAGTGGTTTGGCCGAATAATGCCAGCCATTATACTCACCTACTGGCTTCAGTGA
- the si:ch73-173p19.1 gene encoding uncharacterized protein si:ch73-173p19.1, producing MASSTTLGEFMLTLSEMGFTEDQIQAAFQAGCFSVPEAAEWIVQAGSPRHTLVPHSGQISNAITAFNRPKDVQGAQPEAKGAHLVLHHPTAETEPVKSRVKPSDDFLYQERKRAAEQARAEKRQIIQDRELILKRIADDRRAQQEKHTVSPTVSEQEKPSEPVQSNTDNTDCVLMIRLPTGEPLRVCFPGDAPLQAVVDQVTSRHPSLPPFTLLNGFPRRRFSDNDLSLTLHALGLTPNAALVLQTTAPPDPTIPAPVHEPEPPHGDPPAQLRPEELQHLVAPPQFQPLQWEDMMHAGIAEAHHQWGRGHRLVPGEDVGGDVADDDDEDEEQALADMNAVPRIPFFNELRDQDQHFWQNEGNRLGDPDVLVNPEEGRVLPGEAAMQRLQRNDQQHHHHTESLVPYKKPCNVPKLVTMATHAAISLINAPYMQFVSSFSCLTAELTERMLGQMISDRLLNPRTLQLFIGCSLGTLILNSYPYTTNTLLQQLGTFTHLTHLSLVNSPLITDCGLSVLLKLVKLQYLNLSSCSKLTDGCLRHMLPLRSLCVLILDQTKVSDVGLLVFLHSSPPALAHLSLNQTAITEETLSALRVCVPQLRLLSITHTRVCDVSTLADLHNLQTLHLDFTQVKEESLQYLSSHRTLSSLSLHGVPVSSGDHTLQILSGLNLTQLTLPGRHSVTDAGLFFLCTHSLLSELDLSDYTHITDQGIAQLGKMTRLKKLSLSNTPLTDVGLSALSSLTLLMDVCLNRTAVTSRGVTGFITRLPYLQVLGLSCTQVGDSVLKAFIHCNELIKLNLSKTRITDRGLKFLHGMKLSQVNLDGTGVTADGVAKLISTSPHLISIRADNTRPVPAERQSDDDDGSEDGQRHRDISD from the exons ATGGCGTCCTCGACG ACGCTTGGTGAGTTCATGCTCACTCTGAGTGAAATGGGATTCACTGAGGATCAGATTCAGGCAGCATTTCAGGCTGGATGTTTCTCTGTACCAGAGGCAGCTGAATG GATTGTGCAGGCTGGTAGTCCGAGACACACACTAGTGCCACATTCTGGGCAAATTTCAAATGCTATCACTGCGTTTAACAGGCCTAAAGATGTTCAAGGAGCTCAGCCCGAGGCAAAAG gTGCTCATTTGGTCCTGCATCATCCTACAGCAGAAACTGAACCTGTAAAGTCTCGAGTAAAGCCGAGTGATGACTTTCTCTATCAGGAGAGAAAGCGAGCAGCAGAACAGGCTCGGGCTGAGAAGAGACAAATAATACAG GACCGGGAGTTAATCTTGAAACGTATAGCAGACGATCGGCGCGCTCAGCAGGAGAAACACACCGTCTCACCAACTGTCAGTGAACAAGAGAAACCGAGCGAACCAGTGCAGAGCAACACGGACAACACAGACTGCGTTCTAatg aTCCGTCTCCCCACCGGTGAGCCTTTACGTGTGTGTTTTCCGGGAGATGCCCCTCTTCAGGCTGTCGTCGACCAAGTCACTTCCCGCCATCCGTCTCTTCCACCATTCACACTTTTAAACGGTTTTCCTCGTCGCCGCTTCAGCGATAATGATTTATCCCTGACGCTGCACGCTCTCGGTTTAACGCCGAACGCCGCACTCGTCCTTCAGACCACTGCCCCTCCTGATCCCACCATCCCTGCTCCCGTCCATGAACCCGAGCCACCTCACGGTGACCCTCCTGCACAGCTGAGACCAGAGGAATTACAACATCTTGTAGCTCCACCCCAGTTTCAGCCACTGCAGTGGGAAGACATGATGCATGCTGGGATTGCTGAAGCTCATCACCAAtggg GCCGTGGACACAGACTGGTGCCAGGAGAAGATGTTGGTGGTGATgtggctgatgatgatgatgaagatgaagagcagGCCCTGGCAGATATGAATG CTGTACCTCGCATTCCTTTCTTTAATGAGCTCAGAGATCAGGATCAGCATTTCTGGCAAAATGAGGGAAACCGACTCGG ggatcCAGATGTCTTAGTAAATCCAGAAGAAGGCAGAGTTTTACCCGGTGAGGCAGCAATGCAGCGTTTACAGAGAAATGATCAACAGCATCATCACCACACCGAGTCTCTGGTTCCCTACAAGAAACCCTGCAATGTTCCCAAACTcgtcaccatggcaacacatGCCGCCATCTCTCTCATCAATG ctccTTATATGCAGTTTGTCAGCAGTTTTTCATGTTTGACCGCAGAGCTGACCGAGCGAATGTTAGGTCAAATGATCTCGGACCGTTTGCTGAACCCTCGAACTCTACAGCTTTTCATTGGCTGCTCGCTCGGGACACTGATATTAAACAGCTACCCGTACACCACCAACACACTGCTGCAGCAACTCGGCACgtttacacacctcacacacctcagcCTGGTCAACTCGCCACTAATCACTG aTTGTGGGCTGTCTGTGTTGCTCAAACTGGTGAAGCTGCAGTATCTGAATCTCTCGTCCTGCTCTAAACTGACTGACGGCTGTTTACGCCACATGCTAC ctctcaggtccttgtgtgtgttgattctGGATCAGACTAAAGTGAGCGATGTCGGTCTGCTGGTCTTCCTCCACTCGTCTCCTCCTGCGCTTGCTCACCTGAGTTTAAACCAAACTGCCATTACAGAGGAAACACTTAGTgcattgcgtgtgtgtgtaccacagcTGCGACTgctcagcatcacacacaccagg GTGTGTGACGTGTCCACTCTGGCTGATCTTCACAATCTACAGACTCTTCACCTCGACTTCACTCAGGTTAAAGAAGAATCTCTGCAGTATCTGTCATCTCACCGGACTTTATCATCACTGAGTCTTCATGGTGTCCCTGTTAGTAGCGGTGATCACACACTCCAGATCCTCTCAG GATTAAATCTGACACAGTTAACACTCCCTGGACGCCATTCAGTGACCGATGCTGGGCTTTTCTTCCTCTGTACACACTCTCTGCTCTCTGAGCTCGACCTGAGcgactacacacacatcacggaCCAGGGCATTGCACAACTGGGAAAAATGACTCG GCTGAAGAAGCTTTCGTTGAGTAACACTCCGCTCACTGATGTGGGTTTATCAGCTCTGTCGTCTCTCACCCTGCTGATGGACGTGTGTTTAAACCGAACAGCTGTGACGAGTCGTGGAGTCACTGGCTTCATCACACGCCTGCCTTacctacag GTTCTAGGTTTGTCTTGCACACAGGTGGGAGATTCGGTACTGAAAGCATTTATTCATTGCAACGAGCTGATCAAACTGAACCTGAGCAAAACACGCATCACTGATCGgg GATTAAAGTTCCTTCATGGTATGAAACTGAGTCAGGTGAATCTGGACGGTACCGGTGTGACTGCAGACGGCGTAGCCAAGCTTATCTCCACCTCTCCTCACCTGATCAGCATCCGTGCTGATAACACGAGACCGGTCCCTGCTGAACGACAgagcgatgatgatgatggcagtGAAGATGGGCAACGACACAGAGACATCTCTGATTAG